From Carassius auratus strain Wakin unplaced genomic scaffold, ASM336829v1 scaf_tig00216324, whole genome shotgun sequence, a single genomic window includes:
- the stx3a gene encoding syntaxin-3, translating to MKDRLEQLKAKSDQTPDDVEIPVDNKEFMDEFFAQIEEIRTSIDKIDENVGEIKRLYSVILSAPTSEQKTQDELEAVTNEIKKLANNARNKLKSIEQSLASNTEERVSADIRIKKSQHAILAKRFVEVMTKYNEAQLEFREKSKGRIQRQLEITGKATTDEELEEMLDGGNAAVFTAGIMDSGISKQALSEIEARHKDIMRLESSIKELHDMFVDIAVLVENQGGMIDRIESNMDQSVGFVERAVADTKKAAKFQQEARRKQMMIMICCTILAVICGSLLYSWLT from the exons ATGAAGGACCGACTGGAACAACTAAAAGCG AAGTCGGATCAAACTCCTGATGATGTGGAAATTCCGGTGGATAATAAAGAATTTATGGATGAGTTCTTCGCTCAG ATTGAAGAAATCCGCACCAGTATTGACAAGATTGATGAAAATGTAGGCGAGATAAAGCGACTGTATTCTGTCATCCTCTCTGCACCTACATCAGAACAGA AGACACAGGATGAATTGGAAGCAGTTACCAATGAGATAAAGAAACTGGCCAACAATGCTCGTAACAAACTCAAAA GCATTGAGCAGAGTTTGGCATCTAACACTGAAGAGAGGGTTTCAGCAGATATCCGGATAAAGAAATCTCAG CATGCTATTCTTGCTAAGAGATTTGTAGAAGTGATGACCAAATACAATGAAGCCCAATTGGAGTTTAGAGAGAAGAGCAAAGGGCGCATCCAAAGACAGCTGGAGATCA CTGGCAAAGCCACAACTGATGAAGAGCTGGAGGAAATGCTGGATGGCGGAAATGCTGCAGTATTCACAGCAGGA ATTATGGACTCTGGGATATCAAAACAGGCACTAAGTGAGATTGAGGCACGACACAAAGATATTATGCGACTGGAGAGCAGCATAAAAGAGTTGCACGACATGTTTGTGGACATTGCAGTACTGGTGGAAAATCAG GGAGGCATGATTGACAGGATTGAGAGCAACATGGACCAGTCTGTGGGTTTTGTTGAAAGAGCCGTGGCTGACACTAAAAAGGCTGCAAAGTTCCAACAAGAAGCACGCAGG AAGCAAATGATGATCATGATATGTTGCACAATTCTTGCGGTCATCTGTGGTTCTCTGCTGTATAGCTGGCTGACATAG
- the ndufs8a gene encoding NADH:ubiquinone oxidoreductase core subunit S8a encodes MSAALRLVYTISRPGSFLASRNLARPLSLSAHRAGIKYVNDQEDATDMKSITDRAAQTLLWTELFRGLGMTMSYLFREPATINYPFEKGPLSPRFRGEHALRRYPSGEERCIACKLCEAICPAQAITIEAEPRADGSRRTTRYDIDMTKCIYCGFCQEACPVDAIVEGPNFEFSTETHEELLYNKEKLLNNGDKWEAEIAANIQADYLYR; translated from the exons ATGTCTGCGGCATTACGTTTGGTCTACACCATATCCAGGCCAG GGTCATTTCTGGCCAGTCGAAATCTTGCACGTCCTCTCAGCCTGTCTGCACACAGAGCAGGGATTA AGTATGTGAATGATCAGGAGGACGCCACAGATATGAAGTCCATCACGGACCGTGCAGCTCAGACTCTTCTGTGGACCGAGCTGTTCAGGG GTTTGGGAATGACCATGAGCTACCTTTTCCGTGAACCTGCCACAATCAACTACCCCTTCGAGAAGGGCCCTCTGTCGCCCCGTTTCCGTGGGGAACATGCGCTGCGCAGGTACCCCTCTGGAGAGGAGCGGTGCATTGCATGTAAACTTTGTGAAGCCATTTGTCCAGCCCAG gcgatcACAATTGAGGCAGAACCTCGTGCCGATGGCAGCAGGAGAACAACGCGTTATGACATAGACATGACCAAATGCATCTATTGTGGCTTTTGCCAGGAGGCCTGCCCTGTGGATGCTATTGTAGAG GGTCCCAACTTTGAGTTCTCCACAGAGACTCATGAGGAACTGCTTTATAACAAGGAGAAACTCCTCAACAATGGAGACAAGTGGGAGGCTGAGATCGCTGCCAACATCCAAGCTGACTATCTCTACAGATAA
- the LOC113097536 gene encoding transmembrane protein 187-like, whose translation MAMSALVHVLIPFLLCIALANTHIFDKVLVDVTYDHYAEKKVDSLPAFLSMPFNCLINLGYILLGIYWIFQPMSDNRDTCAAVYTKDVFALMAVAYGPVQWVRLATLRRAPSVLDQWFTLPIFAWVLVWCRVVDKGWSSRYALIVESCSVLSYGLALFHDRGFEVALAGHIAFAVFKGARAQVKLGDTASMRYLCLALLSCAGFVALKLLDHSLAQYWVFQNLTGHFWSKVCDILQFHYSFCFLTRLSENTHKRSS comes from the coding sequence atggCAATGTCAGCGCTCGTCCACGTTCTCATACCCTTCCTGCTTTGCATTGCGCTTGCAAACACTCACATTTTCGACAAAGTTTTGGTGGATGTCACGTATGATCACTATGCGGAAAAGAAAGTCGACAGCCTTCCTGCTTTCTTGTCCATGCCGTTTAACTGTCTGATAAACTTGGGATACATATTATTAGGTATCTACTGGATCTTTCAACCGATGTCAGACAATAGAGACACCTGTGCAGCCGTCTACACCAAAGACGTGTTCGCGCTCATGGCAGTGGCCTATGGACCGGTGCAGTGGGTCCGCTTGGCCACATTGCGGCGCGCGCCCTCTGTTTTGGACCAGTGGTTCACTTTACCTATTTTTGCGTGGGTGCTGGTGTGGTGTCGTGTCGTTGACAAAGGCTGGTCGTCCCGTTACGCCTTGATCGTGGAATCGTGCTCTGTCCTCAGCTATGGACTGGCGCTCTTTCACGACCGGGGGTTTGAAGTAGCCCTGGCTGGTCACATCGCCTTCGCCGTGTTCAAAGGCGCCCGAGCGCAGGTGAAGCTCGGAGACACTGCGTCCATGCGCTACCTCTGCTTGGCCCTGCTGTCCTGCGCTGGTTTCGTGGCTCTCAAGCTTCTGGATCATTCTCTTGCACAGTACTGGGTGTTTCAAAATCTAACTGGACATTTCTGGTCCAAAGTTTGCGACATTCTCCAGTTTCATTACAGCTTTTGTTTTCTCACTCGCCTTAGTGAAAATACACACAAGCGCTcttcataa